In bacterium, the following are encoded in one genomic region:
- a CDS encoding hydroxymethylpyrimidine/phosphomethylpyrimidine kinase — MEYVVAISGLDPSGKAGLLLDCCVIRAQGIWAAGIASALTVQNFRVAKGFTPVETKIISDQLELLFKSGLPKAVKIGMLPNAEIAETIFSALEGKNIPIVLDPILSTADGLPFIEPQACIRILEKFGKLITVLTPNWDEVTRLSEIRKFVNVEIPAFAEFAFSTGIKAVVFKGGHLLGEEIVDRLVIHDGTEKEYARKRLKFKPRGTGCALSSAITAFLGLGETVVNAFTFAENFMDRFLTNPLDATR, encoded by the coding sequence ATGGAATATGTAGTAGCCATATCGGGACTTGACCCATCAGGGAAAGCGGGGCTTTTGCTCGACTGTTGCGTCATACGGGCTCAGGGCATCTGGGCTGCGGGAATAGCATCCGCTCTAACCGTGCAGAACTTCAGGGTTGCAAAGGGATTCACTCCGGTGGAGACCAAGATAATAAGCGACCAGCTCGAGTTACTTTTCAAATCAGGTCTGCCCAAAGCCGTAAAAATAGGCATGTTACCAAACGCAGAGATTGCGGAAACGATTTTCAGCGCACTCGAGGGCAAAAACATACCAATAGTTTTGGACCCGATACTCTCGACGGCGGACGGGCTGCCTTTCATCGAGCCTCAGGCATGCATTCGAATCCTTGAAAAATTCGGAAAGCTAATAACAGTTCTGACACCAAACTGGGACGAAGTAACGAGATTGTCCGAGATAAGGAAATTCGTGAATGTTGAGATTCCTGCGTTCGCTGAATTCGCATTCTCAACCGGCATAAAAGCAGTCGTGTTCAAGGGCGGTCATCTTCTGGGTGAAGAAATAGTCGACAGGCTGGTCATCCACGACGGGACCGAAAAGGAATACGCGCGGAAACGCTTAAAATTCAAGCCCCGCGGGACAGGATGCGCGCTCTCATCAGCCATAACTGCATTCCTCGGACTGGGCGAGACGGTCGTCAACGCGTTCACATTCGCTGAAAACTTCATGGACAGATTCCTTACCAATCCACTCGATGCCACAAGGTGA
- a CDS encoding DUF494 family protein codes for MDDSSMRDDTIIDIVVMLAEIADSSGGVLADPRSARKKIIKKGHSPKQVDRALSLFRKKSNFRVKKPHRVFSEHELSFLSPESAKMLSSLVRYGILSDEQVELIFIRASLDEEKLNLDEFRRVAEMVIDIDNLNVSEAAFVEGDEDIVN; via the coding sequence ATGGACGATTCGTCAATGCGTGATGACACGATTATAGATATTGTTGTTATGCTTGCGGAGATAGCTGATTCATCAGGTGGTGTGCTTGCTGACCCCCGCTCCGCACGAAAGAAGATTATTAAAAAAGGACATTCCCCAAAACAGGTTGACAGAGCATTAAGTTTGTTCAGAAAAAAATCAAATTTCAGAGTTAAAAAGCCTCATAGAGTATTTTCTGAGCACGAACTCTCCTTTCTTTCGCCTGAATCAGCCAAAATGCTTTCCAGCCTTGTAAGATACGGTATTCTATCCGATGAGCAGGTGGAGTTAATTTTTATAAGAGCATCTCTTGACGAGGAAAAGCTCAACCTTGACGAGTTCAGGCGAGTCGCAGAGATGGTTATAGACATTGATAATCTTAATGTTTCGGAAGCAGCTTTCGTCGAGGGTGACGAAGACATAGTAAACTGA
- the hypA gene encoding hydrogenase maturation nickel metallochaperone HypA: MHEQSIASAIIRTVLSFAASNSITEVKEVRVKIGVLKAVLPDLLIFAFDAMKKSHKVLCNATLVIDEVPLTIKCNDCGAESSVERAQAVCPVCGSANVNLVGGNEFFVEELKALVNG, from the coding sequence ATGCACGAGCAAAGCATAGCGAGCGCCATAATAAGGACAGTTTTGTCGTTTGCTGCGTCTAACTCAATAACTGAAGTAAAGGAGGTAAGGGTTAAAATAGGAGTTTTGAAGGCAGTTTTGCCTGATTTACTTATTTTCGCCTTCGATGCAATGAAAAAGTCGCATAAGGTCCTTTGCAATGCGACGCTCGTTATAGATGAGGTTCCGCTGACCATAAAGTGTAACGATTGTGGGGCGGAAAGTTCTGTTGAAAGGGCACAGGCCGTTTGTCCTGTTTGTGGTAGCGCTAATGTGAATCTTGTGGGTGGGAATGAGTTCTTCGTTGAGGAGCTAAAAGCGTTAGTTAATGGGTGA
- a CDS encoding response regulator — MPDEKRKHPVDEYKGLVLVIDDEPNVCNAVKAYLEPENFYVLTFTDPKQALKLFGQFDIDVVISDIRMPEFSGDDVLRFIRTKYPEVPVIMLTGLNDVRTAVAMTRMGAHNYLIKPVQKDVIVFAVEKALEYRQLLLRNKLLQLEKLKYQKELENRIHQRTRQLMEALNELRRIHKETVRILASAVEEKDPYTKGHSNNVRLYAKALADKLGFSEKKIERLEYAALLHDIGKIAISQEILDKPGPLTKKELEIVRQHPIIGERIISNVDFFKDIAPLVRHHHERWDGQGYPDGLRGEEIPFGARLLAVVDSFDAMTSNRPYRNALPLEQVLEIIEKNKGKQFDPDIAQAFLDYEIYNILKQPKDVTYKA, encoded by the coding sequence ATGCCTGATGAGAAGAGAAAACATCCCGTTGATGAGTATAAGGGTTTAGTTCTGGTTATAGACGACGAACCAAATGTTTGCAATGCTGTCAAAGCTTACCTTGAGCCTGAAAATTTCTATGTCCTTACATTCACGGACCCTAAGCAAGCATTGAAACTTTTCGGCCAGTTCGACATAGATGTCGTCATATCCGACATAAGAATGCCCGAATTTTCGGGAGATGATGTGCTTAGATTCATAAGGACGAAGTATCCAGAGGTTCCTGTGATAATGCTTACTGGACTTAATGATGTTCGCACTGCGGTAGCTATGACGCGAATGGGAGCTCATAATTACCTTATAAAGCCCGTACAAAAGGATGTTATAGTGTTTGCCGTCGAGAAAGCGCTTGAATACAGACAGCTCCTGCTTCGCAATAAACTTCTCCAGCTTGAGAAGCTCAAGTATCAGAAAGAGCTTGAAAACAGGATTCACCAGCGGACGCGACAGCTTATGGAGGCACTTAACGAGCTTAGGCGAATTCACAAGGAAACGGTTCGAATACTAGCGAGCGCGGTGGAAGAAAAGGACCCCTATACGAAAGGGCATTCAAACAATGTAAGACTTTACGCCAAGGCATTGGCTGATAAATTGGGTTTCTCTGAGAAAAAAATAGAAAGATTAGAGTACGCTGCTCTTCTTCATGATATAGGGAAAATAGCCATTTCGCAGGAGATTCTCGACAAACCTGGACCGTTAACGAAGAAAGAGCTTGAGATAGTGCGGCAACACCCGATAATAGGAGAACGCATAATAAGCAATGTTGACTTTTTTAAGGATATAGCACCTTTAGTACGACATCATCACGAGCGCTGGGATGGTCAGGGTTACCCTGACGGACTTAGGGGCGAGGAAATACCATTCGGTGCGAGATTGCTCGCTGTGGTGGATTCATTCGATGCCATGACGAGCAACAGACCATATCGTAACGCACTGCCATTGGAGCAGGTGCTTGAAATTATTGAAAAGAACAAAGGTAAGCAGTTCGACCCAGACATAGCGCAAGCGTTTCTTGATTACGAAATTTACAACATTTTGAAACAGCCCAAAGATGTTACTTACAAAGCATGA